One window of the Eschrichtius robustus isolate mEscRob2 chromosome 13, mEscRob2.pri, whole genome shotgun sequence genome contains the following:
- the DENND6B gene encoding protein DENND6B isoform X4, with product MDQGSGAGPHRARGRLGAPSCGARAPGAPWARFSAWLECVCVVTFDLELGQALELVYPSDFQLTDKEKSSICYLSFPDSHSGCLGDTQFSFRIRQCGGQRRPWHMDDRHCDSGAPVSLQREPAHYFGYVYFRQVKDSSMKRGYFQKSLVLVSRLPFVRLFQALLSLVAPEYFDKLAPCLEAVCDEIDQWPAPVPGQTLNLPVMGVVLQVHIPSRADKPESGPPKQCSHENLLPAPVVLTSVHELDLFRCFRPVLAHVQLLWELMLLGEPLLVLAPSPAVSSEMVLALTSCLQPLKFCCDYRPYFTVHDSEFKEFTTRTQAPPSVVLGVTNPFFIKTLQHWPHVLRIGEPKMPGEAPGLRPRVLGTRASETLRPGHGACLVGDLPKQVKLKKPSRLKTLDTKPGLYTAYTTYLHRDKALLRRLLKGLQKKRPSDVQTAVLRRHLLELTQSFLRPLEHYMASLMPLQKSITPWKTPPQIHPFHQDDFLRSLEHSGPQLTCLLKGDRLGLYRWADSRRFFKSPHFDGWYRQRHKEMAQKLEALHLEAICEANIEIWMKDKSEVEVVDLVLKLRERLVRAQGHQLPVKEATLKRARLYIETVIGSLPKDLQVVLCPP from the exons ATGGACCAGGGGTCGGGCGCCGGGCCCCACCGGGCTCGCGGCCGCCTCGGCGCGCCGTcctgcggagcgcgggctccgGGGGCACCCTGGGCACGCTTCTCGGCCTGGCTGGAGTGCGTGTGTGTGGTCACCTTCGACCTGGAGCTGGGCCAGGCGCTGGAG CTGGTGTACCCCAGCGACTTCCAGCTCACGGACAAGGAG AAAAGCAGCATCTGCTACCTGTCCTTTCCCGACTCCCACTCAG GCTGCCTCGGGGATACTCAGTTCAGCTTCCGCATTCGTCAGTGTGGAGGGCAGAGGCGCCCCTGGCACATGGATGACAGGCACTGTGACAGTGGGGCCCCCGTGTCTCTGCAG AGGGAGCCGGCACACTACTTTGGCTACGTGTACTTCAGGCAGGTGAAGGACAGCTCCATGAAGAGGGGCTACTTCCAGAAG TCTCTGGTGCTGGTGTCCCGCCTGCCCTTCGTCCGGCTGTTCCAGGCGCTGCTGAGCCTGGTCGCCCCCGAGTACTTCGACAAGCTGGCGCCCTGCCTGGAAGCGG TCTGCGATGAGATTGACCAGTGGCCGGCCCCTGTGCCGGGGCAGACCTTGAACCTGCCTGTCATGGGAGTCGTCCTGCAG GTGCACATCCCATCCAGGGCAGACAAGCCTGAATCCGGTCCTCCAAAGCAGTGCAGCCACGAG AACCTGCTACCAGCCCCGGTCGTCCTCACCAGTGTCCATGAGCTGGACCTGTTCAG GTGCTTCCGGCCTGTGCTGGCCCACGTGCAGCTGCTGTGGGAGCTCATGCTCCTCGGGGAGCCCCTGCTGGTCCTGGCGCCCTCTCCCGCCGTGTCCTCGGAGATGGTGCTGGCCTTGACCAG CTGCCTGCAGCCCCTCAAGTTCTGCTGCGACTACCGCCCCTACTTCACCGTCCACGATAGCGAGTTCAAGGAGTTCACGACGCGCACGCAGGCCCC accAAGCGTGGTCCTGGGAGTCACAAACCCTTTCTTTATCAAAACGCTCCAGCACTGGCCCCACGTCCTCCGCATCGGGGAGCCCAAGATGCCAGGTGAGGCCCCCGGCCTCCGCCCAAGGGTCCTGGGAACGCGGGCCTCTGAGACCCTGAGGCCCGGCCATGGGGCGTGTCTCGTAGGGGACCTTCCCAAGCAGGTCAAACTGAAAAAGCCCTCAAGGCTGAAGACCCTGGACACCAAGCCAG GCCTCTACACTGCGTACACGACCTACCTCCACCGAGACAAGGCCCTGCTCAGACGACTGCTTAAG GGCCTGCAGAAGAAGCGGCCGTCGGACGTGCAGACTGCAGTGCTGAGGCGGCACCTCCTGGAGCTCACGCAGAGCTTCCTCAGGCCTCTG GAGCACTACATGGCCAGCCTCATGCCCCTGCAGAAGAGCATCACGCCCTGGAAG ACCCCTCCCCAGATCCACCCCTTCCACCAGGACGACTTCCTGCGCAGCCTGGAGCACTCGGGGCCCCAGCTCACCTGCCTCCTCAAGGGCGACCGGCTGGGCCTCTACAGGTGGGCGGACAGTAG GCGGTTTTTCAAGTCCCCCCATTTTGATGGCTGGTACCGACAGCGGCACAAAGAGATGGCCCAGAAGCTGGAGGCCCTGCACCTCGAGGCCATCTGTGAGGCG AACATCGAGATCTGGATGAAGGACAAGTCCGAGGTGGAGGTCGTGGATCTGGTCCTGAAACTTCGGGAGAGGCTG GTTCGGGCACAGGGCCACCAGCTCCCCGTGAAGGAGGCGACGCTGAAGCGGGCGCGGCTGTACATTGAGACAGTCATCGGCTCCCTGCCCAAGGACCTGCAGGTCGTCCTGTGCCCTCCCTAG
- the DENND6B gene encoding protein DENND6B isoform X1, which translates to MDQGSGAGPHRARGRLGAPSCGARAPGAPWARFSAWLECVCVVTFDLELGQALELVYPSDFQLTDKEKSSICYLSFPDSHSGCLGDTQFSFRIRQCGGQRRPWHMDDRHCDSGAPVSLQAGEGQLHEEGLLPEAWSPTSGHSWEVGGTPCPGRPWMSRASGVPAGSQGAGATSHRPRALQSLVLVSRLPFVRLFQALLSLVAPEYFDKLAPCLEAVCDEIDQWPAPVPGQTLNLPVMGVVLQVHIPSRADKPESGPPKQCSHENLLPAPVVLTSVHELDLFRCFRPVLAHVQLLWELMLLGEPLLVLAPSPAVSSEMVLALTSCLQPLKFCCDYRPYFTVHDSEFKEFTTRTQAPPSVVLGVTNPFFIKTLQHWPHVLRIGEPKMPGEAPGLRPRVLGTRASETLRPGHGACLVGDLPKQVKLKKPSRLKTLDTKPGLYTAYTTYLHRDKALLRRLLKGLQKKRPSDVQTAVLRRHLLELTQSFLRPLEHYMASLMPLQKSITPWKTPPQIHPFHQDDFLRSLEHSGPQLTCLLKGDRLGLYRWADSRRFFKSPHFDGWYRQRHKEMAQKLEALHLEAICEANIEIWMKDKSEVEVVDLVLKLRERLVRAQGHQLPVKEATLKRARLYIETVIGSLPKDLQVVLCPP; encoded by the exons ATGGACCAGGGGTCGGGCGCCGGGCCCCACCGGGCTCGCGGCCGCCTCGGCGCGCCGTcctgcggagcgcgggctccgGGGGCACCCTGGGCACGCTTCTCGGCCTGGCTGGAGTGCGTGTGTGTGGTCACCTTCGACCTGGAGCTGGGCCAGGCGCTGGAG CTGGTGTACCCCAGCGACTTCCAGCTCACGGACAAGGAG AAAAGCAGCATCTGCTACCTGTCCTTTCCCGACTCCCACTCAG GCTGCCTCGGGGATACTCAGTTCAGCTTCCGCATTCGTCAGTGTGGAGGGCAGAGGCGCCCCTGGCACATGGATGACAGGCACTGTGACAGTGGGGCCCCCGTGTCTCTGCAG GCAGGTGAAGGACAGCTCCATGAAGAGGGGCTACTTCCAGAAG CCTGGAGTCCCACGTCAGGCCATTCCTGGGAAGTCGGTGGGACACCCTGCCCTGGGCGACCCTGGATGAGCCGGGCCTCAGGGGTCCCCGCAGGGTCCCAAGGGGCTGGGGCGACATCTCACCGGCCCCGGGCCCTGCAGTCTCTGGTGCTGGTGTCCCGCCTGCCCTTCGTCCGGCTGTTCCAGGCGCTGCTGAGCCTGGTCGCCCCCGAGTACTTCGACAAGCTGGCGCCCTGCCTGGAAGCGG TCTGCGATGAGATTGACCAGTGGCCGGCCCCTGTGCCGGGGCAGACCTTGAACCTGCCTGTCATGGGAGTCGTCCTGCAG GTGCACATCCCATCCAGGGCAGACAAGCCTGAATCCGGTCCTCCAAAGCAGTGCAGCCACGAG AACCTGCTACCAGCCCCGGTCGTCCTCACCAGTGTCCATGAGCTGGACCTGTTCAG GTGCTTCCGGCCTGTGCTGGCCCACGTGCAGCTGCTGTGGGAGCTCATGCTCCTCGGGGAGCCCCTGCTGGTCCTGGCGCCCTCTCCCGCCGTGTCCTCGGAGATGGTGCTGGCCTTGACCAG CTGCCTGCAGCCCCTCAAGTTCTGCTGCGACTACCGCCCCTACTTCACCGTCCACGATAGCGAGTTCAAGGAGTTCACGACGCGCACGCAGGCCCC accAAGCGTGGTCCTGGGAGTCACAAACCCTTTCTTTATCAAAACGCTCCAGCACTGGCCCCACGTCCTCCGCATCGGGGAGCCCAAGATGCCAGGTGAGGCCCCCGGCCTCCGCCCAAGGGTCCTGGGAACGCGGGCCTCTGAGACCCTGAGGCCCGGCCATGGGGCGTGTCTCGTAGGGGACCTTCCCAAGCAGGTCAAACTGAAAAAGCCCTCAAGGCTGAAGACCCTGGACACCAAGCCAG GCCTCTACACTGCGTACACGACCTACCTCCACCGAGACAAGGCCCTGCTCAGACGACTGCTTAAG GGCCTGCAGAAGAAGCGGCCGTCGGACGTGCAGACTGCAGTGCTGAGGCGGCACCTCCTGGAGCTCACGCAGAGCTTCCTCAGGCCTCTG GAGCACTACATGGCCAGCCTCATGCCCCTGCAGAAGAGCATCACGCCCTGGAAG ACCCCTCCCCAGATCCACCCCTTCCACCAGGACGACTTCCTGCGCAGCCTGGAGCACTCGGGGCCCCAGCTCACCTGCCTCCTCAAGGGCGACCGGCTGGGCCTCTACAGGTGGGCGGACAGTAG GCGGTTTTTCAAGTCCCCCCATTTTGATGGCTGGTACCGACAGCGGCACAAAGAGATGGCCCAGAAGCTGGAGGCCCTGCACCTCGAGGCCATCTGTGAGGCG AACATCGAGATCTGGATGAAGGACAAGTCCGAGGTGGAGGTCGTGGATCTGGTCCTGAAACTTCGGGAGAGGCTG GTTCGGGCACAGGGCCACCAGCTCCCCGTGAAGGAGGCGACGCTGAAGCGGGCGCGGCTGTACATTGAGACAGTCATCGGCTCCCTGCCCAAGGACCTGCAGGTCGTCCTGTGCCCTCCCTAG
- the DENND6B gene encoding protein DENND6B isoform X8, with protein MDQGSGAGPHRARGRLGAPSCGARAPGAPWARFSAWLECVCVVTFDLELGQALELVYPSDFQLTDKEKSSICYLSFPDSHSGCLGDTQFSFRIRQCGGQRRPWHMDDRHCDSGAPVSLQREPAHYFGYVYFRQVKDSSMKRGYFQKSLVLVSRLPFVRLFQALLSLVAPEYFDKLAPCLEAVCDEIDQWPAPVPGQTLNLPVMGVVLQVHIPSRADKPESGPPKQCSHENLLPAPVVLTSVHELDLFRCFRPVLAHVQLLWELMLLGEPLLVLAPSPAVSSEMVLALTSCLQPLKFCCDYRPYFTVHDSEFKEFTTRTQAPPSVVLGVTNPFFIKTLQHWPHVLRIGEPKMPGDLPKQVKLKKPSRLKTLDTKPGLYTAYTTYLHRDKALLRRLLKGLQKKRPSDVQTAVLRRHLLELTQSFLRPLEHYMASLMPLQKSITPWKTPPQIHPFHQDDFLRSLEHSGPQLTCLLKGDRLGLYRRFFKSPHFDGWYRQRHKEMAQKLEALHLEAICEANIEIWMKDKSEVEVVDLVLKLRERLVRAQGHQLPVKEATLKRARLYIETVIGSLPKDLQVVLCPP; from the exons ATGGACCAGGGGTCGGGCGCCGGGCCCCACCGGGCTCGCGGCCGCCTCGGCGCGCCGTcctgcggagcgcgggctccgGGGGCACCCTGGGCACGCTTCTCGGCCTGGCTGGAGTGCGTGTGTGTGGTCACCTTCGACCTGGAGCTGGGCCAGGCGCTGGAG CTGGTGTACCCCAGCGACTTCCAGCTCACGGACAAGGAG AAAAGCAGCATCTGCTACCTGTCCTTTCCCGACTCCCACTCAG GCTGCCTCGGGGATACTCAGTTCAGCTTCCGCATTCGTCAGTGTGGAGGGCAGAGGCGCCCCTGGCACATGGATGACAGGCACTGTGACAGTGGGGCCCCCGTGTCTCTGCAG AGGGAGCCGGCACACTACTTTGGCTACGTGTACTTCAGGCAGGTGAAGGACAGCTCCATGAAGAGGGGCTACTTCCAGAAG TCTCTGGTGCTGGTGTCCCGCCTGCCCTTCGTCCGGCTGTTCCAGGCGCTGCTGAGCCTGGTCGCCCCCGAGTACTTCGACAAGCTGGCGCCCTGCCTGGAAGCGG TCTGCGATGAGATTGACCAGTGGCCGGCCCCTGTGCCGGGGCAGACCTTGAACCTGCCTGTCATGGGAGTCGTCCTGCAG GTGCACATCCCATCCAGGGCAGACAAGCCTGAATCCGGTCCTCCAAAGCAGTGCAGCCACGAG AACCTGCTACCAGCCCCGGTCGTCCTCACCAGTGTCCATGAGCTGGACCTGTTCAG GTGCTTCCGGCCTGTGCTGGCCCACGTGCAGCTGCTGTGGGAGCTCATGCTCCTCGGGGAGCCCCTGCTGGTCCTGGCGCCCTCTCCCGCCGTGTCCTCGGAGATGGTGCTGGCCTTGACCAG CTGCCTGCAGCCCCTCAAGTTCTGCTGCGACTACCGCCCCTACTTCACCGTCCACGATAGCGAGTTCAAGGAGTTCACGACGCGCACGCAGGCCCC accAAGCGTGGTCCTGGGAGTCACAAACCCTTTCTTTATCAAAACGCTCCAGCACTGGCCCCACGTCCTCCGCATCGGGGAGCCCAAGATGCCAG GGGACCTTCCCAAGCAGGTCAAACTGAAAAAGCCCTCAAGGCTGAAGACCCTGGACACCAAGCCAG GCCTCTACACTGCGTACACGACCTACCTCCACCGAGACAAGGCCCTGCTCAGACGACTGCTTAAG GGCCTGCAGAAGAAGCGGCCGTCGGACGTGCAGACTGCAGTGCTGAGGCGGCACCTCCTGGAGCTCACGCAGAGCTTCCTCAGGCCTCTG GAGCACTACATGGCCAGCCTCATGCCCCTGCAGAAGAGCATCACGCCCTGGAAG ACCCCTCCCCAGATCCACCCCTTCCACCAGGACGACTTCCTGCGCAGCCTGGAGCACTCGGGGCCCCAGCTCACCTGCCTCCTCAAGGGCGACCGGCTGGGCCTCTACAG GCGGTTTTTCAAGTCCCCCCATTTTGATGGCTGGTACCGACAGCGGCACAAAGAGATGGCCCAGAAGCTGGAGGCCCTGCACCTCGAGGCCATCTGTGAGGCG AACATCGAGATCTGGATGAAGGACAAGTCCGAGGTGGAGGTCGTGGATCTGGTCCTGAAACTTCGGGAGAGGCTG GTTCGGGCACAGGGCCACCAGCTCCCCGTGAAGGAGGCGACGCTGAAGCGGGCGCGGCTGTACATTGAGACAGTCATCGGCTCCCTGCCCAAGGACCTGCAGGTCGTCCTGTGCCCTCCCTAG
- the DENND6B gene encoding protein DENND6B isoform X5: MDQGSGAGPHRARGRLGAPSCGARAPGAPWARFSAWLECVCVVTFDLELGQALELVYPSDFQLTDKEKSSICYLSFPDSHSGCLGDTQFSFRIRQCGGQRRPWHMDDRHCDSGAPVSLQAGEGQLHEEGLLPEAWSPTSGHSWEVGGTPCPGRPWMSRASGVPAGSQGAGATSHRPRALQSLVLVSRLPFVRLFQALLSLVAPEYFDKLAPCLEAVCDEIDQWPAPVPGQTLNLPVMGVVLQVHIPSRADKPESGPPKQCSHENLLPAPVVLTSVHELDLFSCLQPLKFCCDYRPYFTVHDSEFKEFTTRTQAPPSVVLGVTNPFFIKTLQHWPHVLRIGEPKMPGEAPGLRPRVLGTRASETLRPGHGACLVGDLPKQVKLKKPSRLKTLDTKPGLYTAYTTYLHRDKALLRRLLKGLQKKRPSDVQTAVLRRHLLELTQSFLRPLEHYMASLMPLQKSITPWKTPPQIHPFHQDDFLRSLEHSGPQLTCLLKGDRLGLYRWADSRRFFKSPHFDGWYRQRHKEMAQKLEALHLEAICEANIEIWMKDKSEVEVVDLVLKLRERLVRAQGHQLPVKEATLKRARLYIETVIGSLPKDLQVVLCPP, encoded by the exons ATGGACCAGGGGTCGGGCGCCGGGCCCCACCGGGCTCGCGGCCGCCTCGGCGCGCCGTcctgcggagcgcgggctccgGGGGCACCCTGGGCACGCTTCTCGGCCTGGCTGGAGTGCGTGTGTGTGGTCACCTTCGACCTGGAGCTGGGCCAGGCGCTGGAG CTGGTGTACCCCAGCGACTTCCAGCTCACGGACAAGGAG AAAAGCAGCATCTGCTACCTGTCCTTTCCCGACTCCCACTCAG GCTGCCTCGGGGATACTCAGTTCAGCTTCCGCATTCGTCAGTGTGGAGGGCAGAGGCGCCCCTGGCACATGGATGACAGGCACTGTGACAGTGGGGCCCCCGTGTCTCTGCAG GCAGGTGAAGGACAGCTCCATGAAGAGGGGCTACTTCCAGAAG CCTGGAGTCCCACGTCAGGCCATTCCTGGGAAGTCGGTGGGACACCCTGCCCTGGGCGACCCTGGATGAGCCGGGCCTCAGGGGTCCCCGCAGGGTCCCAAGGGGCTGGGGCGACATCTCACCGGCCCCGGGCCCTGCAGTCTCTGGTGCTGGTGTCCCGCCTGCCCTTCGTCCGGCTGTTCCAGGCGCTGCTGAGCCTGGTCGCCCCCGAGTACTTCGACAAGCTGGCGCCCTGCCTGGAAGCGG TCTGCGATGAGATTGACCAGTGGCCGGCCCCTGTGCCGGGGCAGACCTTGAACCTGCCTGTCATGGGAGTCGTCCTGCAG GTGCACATCCCATCCAGGGCAGACAAGCCTGAATCCGGTCCTCCAAAGCAGTGCAGCCACGAG AACCTGCTACCAGCCCCGGTCGTCCTCACCAGTGTCCATGAGCTGGACCTGTTCAG CTGCCTGCAGCCCCTCAAGTTCTGCTGCGACTACCGCCCCTACTTCACCGTCCACGATAGCGAGTTCAAGGAGTTCACGACGCGCACGCAGGCCCC accAAGCGTGGTCCTGGGAGTCACAAACCCTTTCTTTATCAAAACGCTCCAGCACTGGCCCCACGTCCTCCGCATCGGGGAGCCCAAGATGCCAGGTGAGGCCCCCGGCCTCCGCCCAAGGGTCCTGGGAACGCGGGCCTCTGAGACCCTGAGGCCCGGCCATGGGGCGTGTCTCGTAGGGGACCTTCCCAAGCAGGTCAAACTGAAAAAGCCCTCAAGGCTGAAGACCCTGGACACCAAGCCAG GCCTCTACACTGCGTACACGACCTACCTCCACCGAGACAAGGCCCTGCTCAGACGACTGCTTAAG GGCCTGCAGAAGAAGCGGCCGTCGGACGTGCAGACTGCAGTGCTGAGGCGGCACCTCCTGGAGCTCACGCAGAGCTTCCTCAGGCCTCTG GAGCACTACATGGCCAGCCTCATGCCCCTGCAGAAGAGCATCACGCCCTGGAAG ACCCCTCCCCAGATCCACCCCTTCCACCAGGACGACTTCCTGCGCAGCCTGGAGCACTCGGGGCCCCAGCTCACCTGCCTCCTCAAGGGCGACCGGCTGGGCCTCTACAGGTGGGCGGACAGTAG GCGGTTTTTCAAGTCCCCCCATTTTGATGGCTGGTACCGACAGCGGCACAAAGAGATGGCCCAGAAGCTGGAGGCCCTGCACCTCGAGGCCATCTGTGAGGCG AACATCGAGATCTGGATGAAGGACAAGTCCGAGGTGGAGGTCGTGGATCTGGTCCTGAAACTTCGGGAGAGGCTG GTTCGGGCACAGGGCCACCAGCTCCCCGTGAAGGAGGCGACGCTGAAGCGGGCGCGGCTGTACATTGAGACAGTCATCGGCTCCCTGCCCAAGGACCTGCAGGTCGTCCTGTGCCCTCCCTAG
- the DENND6B gene encoding protein DENND6B isoform X6 codes for MDQGSGAGPHRARGRLGAPSCGARAPGAPWARFSAWLECVCVVTFDLELGQALELVYPSDFQLTDKEKSSICYLSFPDSHSGCLGDTQFSFRIRQCGGQRRPWHMDDRHCDSGAPVSLQREPAHYFGYVYFRQVKDSSMKRGYFQKALLSLVAPEYFDKLAPCLEAVCDEIDQWPAPVPGQTLNLPVMGVVLQVHIPSRADKPESGPPKQCSHENLLPAPVVLTSVHELDLFRCFRPVLAHVQLLWELMLLGEPLLVLAPSPAVSSEMVLALTSCLQPLKFCCDYRPYFTVHDSEFKEFTTRTQAPPSVVLGVTNPFFIKTLQHWPHVLRIGEPKMPGEAPGLRPRVLGTRASETLRPGHGACLVGDLPKQVKLKKPSRLKTLDTKPGLYTAYTTYLHRDKALLRRLLKGLQKKRPSDVQTAVLRRHLLELTQSFLRPLEHYMASLMPLQKSITPWKTPPQIHPFHQDDFLRSLEHSGPQLTCLLKGDRLGLYRWADSRRFFKSPHFDGWYRQRHKEMAQKLEALHLEAICEANIEIWMKDKSEVEVVDLVLKLRERLVRAQGHQLPVKEATLKRARLYIETVIGSLPKDLQVVLCPP; via the exons ATGGACCAGGGGTCGGGCGCCGGGCCCCACCGGGCTCGCGGCCGCCTCGGCGCGCCGTcctgcggagcgcgggctccgGGGGCACCCTGGGCACGCTTCTCGGCCTGGCTGGAGTGCGTGTGTGTGGTCACCTTCGACCTGGAGCTGGGCCAGGCGCTGGAG CTGGTGTACCCCAGCGACTTCCAGCTCACGGACAAGGAG AAAAGCAGCATCTGCTACCTGTCCTTTCCCGACTCCCACTCAG GCTGCCTCGGGGATACTCAGTTCAGCTTCCGCATTCGTCAGTGTGGAGGGCAGAGGCGCCCCTGGCACATGGATGACAGGCACTGTGACAGTGGGGCCCCCGTGTCTCTGCAG AGGGAGCCGGCACACTACTTTGGCTACGTGTACTTCAGGCAGGTGAAGGACAGCTCCATGAAGAGGGGCTACTTCCAGAAG GCGCTGCTGAGCCTGGTCGCCCCCGAGTACTTCGACAAGCTGGCGCCCTGCCTGGAAGCGG TCTGCGATGAGATTGACCAGTGGCCGGCCCCTGTGCCGGGGCAGACCTTGAACCTGCCTGTCATGGGAGTCGTCCTGCAG GTGCACATCCCATCCAGGGCAGACAAGCCTGAATCCGGTCCTCCAAAGCAGTGCAGCCACGAG AACCTGCTACCAGCCCCGGTCGTCCTCACCAGTGTCCATGAGCTGGACCTGTTCAG GTGCTTCCGGCCTGTGCTGGCCCACGTGCAGCTGCTGTGGGAGCTCATGCTCCTCGGGGAGCCCCTGCTGGTCCTGGCGCCCTCTCCCGCCGTGTCCTCGGAGATGGTGCTGGCCTTGACCAG CTGCCTGCAGCCCCTCAAGTTCTGCTGCGACTACCGCCCCTACTTCACCGTCCACGATAGCGAGTTCAAGGAGTTCACGACGCGCACGCAGGCCCC accAAGCGTGGTCCTGGGAGTCACAAACCCTTTCTTTATCAAAACGCTCCAGCACTGGCCCCACGTCCTCCGCATCGGGGAGCCCAAGATGCCAGGTGAGGCCCCCGGCCTCCGCCCAAGGGTCCTGGGAACGCGGGCCTCTGAGACCCTGAGGCCCGGCCATGGGGCGTGTCTCGTAGGGGACCTTCCCAAGCAGGTCAAACTGAAAAAGCCCTCAAGGCTGAAGACCCTGGACACCAAGCCAG GCCTCTACACTGCGTACACGACCTACCTCCACCGAGACAAGGCCCTGCTCAGACGACTGCTTAAG GGCCTGCAGAAGAAGCGGCCGTCGGACGTGCAGACTGCAGTGCTGAGGCGGCACCTCCTGGAGCTCACGCAGAGCTTCCTCAGGCCTCTG GAGCACTACATGGCCAGCCTCATGCCCCTGCAGAAGAGCATCACGCCCTGGAAG ACCCCTCCCCAGATCCACCCCTTCCACCAGGACGACTTCCTGCGCAGCCTGGAGCACTCGGGGCCCCAGCTCACCTGCCTCCTCAAGGGCGACCGGCTGGGCCTCTACAGGTGGGCGGACAGTAG GCGGTTTTTCAAGTCCCCCCATTTTGATGGCTGGTACCGACAGCGGCACAAAGAGATGGCCCAGAAGCTGGAGGCCCTGCACCTCGAGGCCATCTGTGAGGCG AACATCGAGATCTGGATGAAGGACAAGTCCGAGGTGGAGGTCGTGGATCTGGTCCTGAAACTTCGGGAGAGGCTG GTTCGGGCACAGGGCCACCAGCTCCCCGTGAAGGAGGCGACGCTGAAGCGGGCGCGGCTGTACATTGAGACAGTCATCGGCTCCCTGCCCAAGGACCTGCAGGTCGTCCTGTGCCCTCCCTAG